GATCCAACAATAATGGGTTATGGACCATTCCATGCAACTAAAAAAGCTTTAGAAAAAGCTAACATAACAGTTGATGATTTAGATTTAATCGAAGCTAATGAAGCTTTTGCAGCTCAAAGTTTAGCAGTTGCTAAAGATTTGAAATTTGATATGTCAAAAGTAAATGTAAATGGTGGAGCAATTGCTTTAGGTCATCCAGTTGGAGCATCAGGAGCAAGAATCTTAGTTACTCTTCTTCATGAAATGGAAAAGAGAGATGCTAAAAAGGGATTAGCAACACTTTGTATCGGTGGAGGAATGGGAACAGCTATTATAGTTGAAAGAGTTTAATAGAAGTTTGAATTTCTTTGAAAGAAAGGTTACTATGATGGATAATCATAGTAACCTTTTTCTTAATTAGAAATTCATATACACTAAATATAAGATTAAAAAAAGAGGAATATATAATGCAAGTTTGAAGAAAAATAGTTTTAATTATGATATAACACGGTCTAAATAAGAAGTTAATGATATGAATAATAACAATATATAATATTGATAGGGTTATAAAAAAATAAATATTGAATAACAATTAATTTTTATATTCACTAATACAAAAAAGATATGAGTAAACGTATTACTGAAAAAATCAAAAAACAGTAGTATTTATCCTAAAATTATAGTATTATTAAAGTTTAATAGCAAATAATGGAATGAAAATGTTAACATGGATAAAATAAACTTTATTCATAATTTAGAATATTCAGAAAATTGAATGATAACAAAATGAAATATTCATAAATGAAGAAAAATGGAGAAATTCCTAATATTAGTTGAGTATTTGATAGCATATGAAAGATATATTGATTTTAAACAGAAAAATAGCTAATTTTACCTTTAAATAGTATTTTATTAAAGATAAAGATAAAGATATAATAATTCAAATGAAGGTAAGGTGGTTATATATGAATAAAGAGATGAATAAACTACTTCTACAAATGGTACAATATGATTTGGTATGTGGATTATGTATATCTTTAATTATAATAATAATTTCTACTTTCGCAAATGCAGGAAACTATTTATTAGGTATAAGTGTATCAGCAATAAATTTTTTTGTTAGTGGATATGTTATTTCAAAACATCTAGGAAACGGAAAAAAACAATTATTTATTATTGCTAGTTATTTTTTTAGATTGGGATTTATAATAATTACTATATTGCCTTTCGTAAAAAATATGAATTTTATGATATTTTATGTTATAGGATTTATTACACACTACATAATAATGCTTATAGTTTTTGGCACAAAAAATAGGAAAGGAAGTGTTTAGGTTGGAGACGATTATACCTATATTTTCCCTTGAATTTGGTAACTTTACATTAAATATTACAGCAAGCGTAATAACACAATGGATTGTTATTTTAATTTTAGGAATAGGTGCTTTTCTATTAACAAGAAATCTAAAGTTAAAACCTAGTAAAAAACAAGCAGCTTTAGAAAAAATTTATCAATCCATAAGAAACCTAGTAGTTGATACTATGGGAGAAGAGTATGAATCATTTTTACCTTACATAGGAACACTAATGATTTATTTACTAGTGTTGAATTTTCTTGGATTAATAGGCATTAAACCACCAACACGAGATATAAGTGTAACAGTATCATTGGCAATTGTTTCTTTCTTAGTTATAAATCTAAATGCTATTAAGAAAAATGGCATTATGGGTTATGGAAAGGGATTGACACATCCGTTTGCAGTAATGTTACCAATCAATATAATGGAG
The DNA window shown above is from Clostridium beijerinckii and carries:
- a CDS encoding F0F1 ATP synthase subunit A, yielding METIIPIFSLEFGNFTLNITASVITQWIVILILGIGAFLLTRNLKLKPSKKQAALEKIYQSIRNLVVDTMGEEYESFLPYIGTLMIYLLVLNFLGLIGIKPPTRDISVTVSLAIVSFLVINLNAIKKNGIMGYGKGLTHPFAVMLPINIMERFIVPLSLTLRLMGNMVAATVVLELVYEALGHVGMLAQFGLPVFVHGYFDLFDGTIQMIVFAMLTMINIKVTAEH